The sequence below is a genomic window from Streptomyces sudanensis.
GACCGCCTCCAGGGCGGGCAGGGACATCCTGCGCGCCTGGAGGAGCAGTTCGGACTCGGCGGCGTCGTCGGCGGGGACCACCGCGGTGGCGCCGGCCTCCTCGCACAGCTTCCCCACGGCGGCCAGGTCGGCGGCGGGGTCCGGGGTGTCGAACGCGGCCAGCAGCAGCGCGGCGGTGGTGTCGGGCAGGCCCATGCGGCCGAGCCGGTTGACCGCCCGGACGGTGGTGCGGTCCATCAGTTCGAGCAGGGACGGGGTGTGGCCCCGCTCCATGACGGCGCAGACGGCGGCGCACGCGTCGGCGGTGGACGCGAACTCCGCGGCCAGGACGAGCCGGGCGGGCGGCTTGGGCCTGAGGGCGAGCACGGCGCGCACGACGACGCCGAGGGTGCCCTCGGAGCCGACGAACAACCGGGTCAGGTCGTATCCGGCGACGCCCTTGGCGGTGCGGCGGCCGGTGGACAGCAGCCGCCCGTCGGCGAGGACGACGTCCAGGCCGAGGACGTACTCGGCGGTGACCCCGTACTTGACGCAGCACAGGCCGCCGGAGGCGGTCCCGATGTTGCCGCCGATGGTGCACGTCTCCCAGCTCGACGGGTCGGGCGGGTAGTGCAGGCCGTACTCGGCGGCGGCGCGGGACAGCGCGGCGTTGACGACGCCCGGTTCGACGACGGCGGTCCGGTCAACCGGGCTGATGCCGAGGATGCGGTCCATTTTGACCAGGGACAGCACGATGCAGCCGTCGACGGCGTTGGCCGCCCCCGACAGGCCGGTGCGGGCGCCCTGCGGGACGACGGGGACGCGCAGCGCGGTGGCCGTGCGCATCACGTGCCGCACCTCCTCCACCGTGCGGGGCAGCACGACGACGGCGGGGGTCCCGGCGGGGCAGAAGCCCGCCATGTCGCCGGCGTAGGAGGGCGTCACGTCCGGGTCGGTGATCAGGGCCTCGGCGGGGAGGCCGGCGCGCAGTCGGCGCAGCAGGTCGTCCACCGTCCCAGCGTGGCACCCGGAACGGCCGGTGGGAACCGGGCGTGCGCCGGCCGTGGGCACCCGCGCCCGCGCGAGTGCCCGTGCGCACGACGGGCGGCGCNNNNGGGNGNGCGGCCTTCCCGGGCGGCCCCGGNNNTCCCGGGCGGACGGAGTCGCGGGTCNNNNNCCNGTCCGGCGGGNNCCGGGGCCCCGCCGGACCGGGGTCCGANNNNNCCCCGGAGGGCGCCGGGCGGCGGTGTTACAGGTTGCCGCGCTTGGCCTGCTCGCGCTCGATCGCCTCGAACAGGGCCTTGAAGTTGCCCTTGCCGAAGCCCATCGAGCCGTGGCGCTCGATCAGCTCGAAGAAGACCGTCGGACGGTCCTGGACGGGCTTGGTGAAGATCTGCAGGAGGTAGCCGTCCTCGTCGCGGTCGACGAGGATCTTCAGCTCGCGCAGCGTCTCGACCGGCACCCGCGTCTCGCCGGCCCACTCGCCGAGCGTGTCGTAGTACGAGTCCGGGGTGTCGAGGAACTGCACGCCGGCCGCGCGCATGGTGCGCACGGTGGCGACGATGTCGTTCGTGGCGAGCGCGATGTGCTGGACGCCGGCGCCGCCGTAGAACTCCAGGTACTCGTCG
It includes:
- a CDS encoding FAD-binding oxidoreductase, whose product is MDDLLRRLRAGLPAEALITDPDVTPSYAGDMAGFCPAGTPAVVVLPRTVEEVRHVMRTATALRVPVVPQGARTGLSGAANAVDGCIVLSLVKMDRILGISPVDRTAVVEPGVVNAALSRAAAEYGLHYPPDPSSWETCTIGGNIGTASGGLCCVKYGVTAEYVLGLDVVLADGRLLSTGRRTAKGVAGYDLTRLFVGSEGTLGVVVRAVLALRPKPPARLVLAAEFASTADACAAVCAVMERGHTPSLLELMDRTTVRAVNRLGRMGLPDTTAALLLAAFDTPDPAADLAAVGKLCEEAGATAVVPADDAAESELLLQARRMSLPALEAVSSALLIDDVCVPRSRLAEMLDGTAAIADAHGLTIGVCAHAGDGNTHPVVCFDHTDPNESRRARASFDAIMALGLELGGTITGEHGVGVLKKEWLARELGPVGLELQRGIKQLFDPLGLLNPGKLF